One stretch of Chelonia mydas isolate rCheMyd1 chromosome 21, rCheMyd1.pri.v2, whole genome shotgun sequence DNA includes these proteins:
- the LOC102943358 gene encoding interleukin-20 yields the protein MGEVLADDNFLQHCVKHLKRKDTIFLKSADRCCIIHHLLRFYVDKVFKHCETEDSHVNRKISSIANSFLSIKKKFRQCNEQNACNCGEEAIEKYKQILTNYGQLNIASAAMKSLGELDILLDWMEKAH from the exons atgGGTGAAGTGCTTGCTGATGATAATTTTTTACAGCACTGCgtaaagcatttaaaaagaaaagatactATTTTTCTTAAGTCTGCAGATAGATGTTGCATCATCCATCACCTTTTAAGATTCTACGTGGACAAGGTCTTCAAGCACTGTGAGACTGAGGATTCTCATGTCAACCGGAAAATCAGCAGCATAGCCAATTCTTTCCTCAGCATCAAGAAGAAATTCAGACAATGT AATGAACAAAATGCGTGCAATTGTGGAGAGGAAGCAATAGAGAAATATAAACAAATTCTCACCAATTATGGACAG CTGAACATCGCTTCTGCAGCAATGAAATCCCTTGGGGAGCTGGATATCCTCCTAGACTGGATGGAGAAGGCTCATTAG